A genomic stretch from Myripristis murdjan chromosome 12, fMyrMur1.1, whole genome shotgun sequence includes:
- the pcsk5a gene encoding proprotein convertase subtilisin/kexin type 5, producing MILYSSELLSIGGGQGCHLPLSRRRKHRQQQYQRMQTTQLPRCCRDSFSLRKEGKEGKWEWMVLESFREAECMAKLRLCHASIYTNDWAVRINGDRDSANRIAEKYGFTNMGQIGDLKNYYSFRHSGTAQQSTVSNKEVTDRITKETKVEWLQQQVVLRRAKRNPRASHIYSIDIKTKRTPTAHLQSNHTQTLYFNDPQWNSLWYIHCSDDSKGCQSHMNIEGAWRRGYTGKGVVVSVLDDGIEREHPDLKPNYDPLASYDVIGKDPDPSPYDSNNANYHGTECAGMVAAAANNSQCTVGVSFHARIGGIRMLDGDVTDMVEAQSLSFRPQHIDIYVASWGPEDDGTTLEGPGLLARLALQNGIQTGRRGRGSVFVWASGNGGRRGDHCSCDGYTNSIYTISISSSTRGGSKPDYLEQCSSTLATAYTGGGVESSRMATLSLKQGCSRDHSGTSVSSPMAAGVIALTLDANPMLTWRDVQHIIVRTSKAHHLSAPDWHLNGAGFKVSHLYGFGLLDAESMVKEAEQWRPVPTQRVCEEEAPIQLSRPIHPGSALRSVHESAGCSGEPLQHVVYVEHVVVRVTIVHGRRGDLSITLTSPSGTVSQLLANRPLDHSTDGFQNWEFMTTHCWGEEAAGEWSLEIQDTPSQKRNDTELGTLERWSLVVHGTSEQPYPMHREQARSAEMPVDSDLNEEYSGPCDPECSDDGCEGPGPQHCVTCLHFFLKFKNNTRMCVSECPEGFWGDRRRCKRCYSSCESCTGSRSNQCTSCQPGYHLTEGANTCTTSCGENYFLDYDANACRKCSENCLKCTSYSICTECRPGTSLQGNRCQRSCAPGFYHDKQEGTCKPCHKACATCAGAGVEACNHCAEGYLMEEWRCVSSCSAGFYATEPNPEIADGHRICRRCDASCLTCVGPSWGNCSSCSSGHSLQEGVCVVSTVCVDGEYQDGNGMCHACDATCLKCTGPHTEDCISCVFSRALDEGRCVLQCAKGKYQSGGQCHLCDHTCATCVEGRAANCTSCETDKFGVERYLYKGQCVEACPDSFYHTKEKSCDPCSDHCVLCTSLAHCLKCNSSYYVSNGACAKLECGEGEVEDPDYDDCMTCEEGCRKCVLYNPKHCLSCTEGFYSFEDGCYKNCPVKTYSVEEDMSCVPCDEHCVSCDEQECYWCETDFFLSEGKCVTVCPDGFYGDEDSHDCVECHSHCMTCDGPEDDDCVSCEEGKRLENGECVSDYEVCPIKTFLTDDGECEDCHPSCESCSGEGKNECKTCVRGRFLTTQQTCVSKCPTGFFASRLSGVCEACPQGCMQCADAQRCTRCQTTRKAPLFLQDGQCVQQCVRGYPVGQVCRRCVAGCASCGRNATHCLSCEEPLLLHKHECVEACPPAHTVRDRECQRCPAACQECTPHGQCTGCEEYHFLHDGLCVLNCPEMFFEDNEQRVCLRCHPDCELCDGPDSNDCDACSDPEATLHNGACLSDCPSHTFRDAVTGECKDCDVSCLTCFGPHASSCTSCREGQRLDGHGRCGPLANKCSSHHYADQDGQCYPCHKYCHQCSGPGKTHCLSCTQKHLLLNGTCVDECPIGSYRDEAGQKCESCHPACLSCMGKHSHECLTCKVHLFREGKECVETCQHSHYGNMASRTCERCDPSCGECFGGGEDSCLSCTTGLLFLRKEGRCLATCPQGHYHDAVHRTCEPCHPSCRTCSGKEYLDCDSCHMGYLLSDGMCDSMCSMGQYPLMEGSGHACEDCDASCLECRGPGPANCTMCPAQAILEAGGRCLLCCRHPGPAGEEEDAAQQQDCCNCTETRGECVLSTNFAFRNEEEEEATGNLTLFITASILLVLGLGFVIFLIRHSRSKRPASDIVPRGYEKLGSGGGGGYGGGGRHGGYTSSSSTSYGGRGSSSSKHFQEAQLVDISENRSGNKDDDDDDEDEDIVYMGQDGTVYRKFRYGQLGEDNEDELEYDDESYAFR from the exons ATGATACTGTACAGCTCCGAGTTACTTTCCATTGGAGGAGGGCAGGGTTGTCATTTACCACTCTCTCGCAGGAGGaaacacagacaacagcagTACCAGCGTATGCAAACTACGCAGCTGCCGCGCTGTTGCCGTGACTCCTTCAGTCTGCggaaggaggggaaggaaggCAAGTGGGAGTGGATGGTGCTGGAGTCCTTCAGGGAAGCTGAGTGTATGGCAAAGCTCAGA CTTTGTCATGCATCGATATACACCAACGACTGGGCTGTGAGAATAAACGGGGACCGTGACTCTGCAAACAGGATAGCGGAGAAATATGGATTTACAAACATGGGCCAG ATTGGAGACCTGAAAAACTATTATAGTTTTCGCCACAGCGGGACAGCGCAACAGTCCACTGTGTCCAACAAAGAGGTTACTGACCGCATCACCAAGGAGACCAAG GTGGAATGGCTCCAGCAGCAGGTCGTCCTGAGAAGAGCAAAGAGGAACCCCAGAGCCAGTCACATATACTCCATCGACATCAAGACCAAACGCACTCCCACCGCCCATCTTCAATCCAACCACACCCAGACATTGTACTTCAACGACCCACAGTGGAACAGCCTGTGGTACATT CACTGCAGTGATGACTCCAAAGGCTGCCAGTCTCACATGAACATCGAGGGGGCTTGGAGGAGAGGGTACACTGGGAAGGGTGTGGTGGTGTCAGTCCTAGATGATGGAATTGAGAGGGAGCATCCGGATCTCAAGCCAAATTAT GACCCTCTCGCCAGCTATGATGTGATTGGAAAAGACCCAGACCCGTCTCCATATGATTCCAATAATGCTAACTA CCATGGGACTGAGTGTGCAGGGATGGTTGCTGCAGCTGCAAATAACTCTCAGTGCACAGTTGGAGTCTCTTTCCATGCCAGGATAGGCG GCATCCGTATGCTGGATGGAGACGTCACAGACATGGTAGAGGCCCAGTCGCTGAGCTTCAGACCGCAGCATATTGACATCTACGTAGCAAGCTGGGGCCCCGAGGATGATGGGACCACTCTGGAGGGACCTGGGCTTCTAGCTCGTCTTGCTTTACAGAACGGCATTCAAACa GGCAGGCGCGGGAGgggctctgtttttgtctgggCATCGGGGAACGGAGGGCGCAGAGGCGACCACTGCTCCTGTGATGGCTACACAAACAGCATCTACACTATCTCAATTAGCAGCAGCACCCGGGGTGGAAGCAAGCCAGATTACCTGGAGCAGTGCTCCTCCACCCTGGCGACAGCTTACACTGGCGGGGGGGTGGAGAGCTCCAGGATG GCTACCTTGTCCCTGAAGCAGGGCTGTAGCAGGGATCATTCAGGGACCTCAGTCTCGTCCCCTATGGCTGCAGGGGTCATCGCTCTCACCTTGGATGCCAA CCCCATGCTAACTTGGAGGGATGTACAGCACATTATTGTCCGAACATCAAAAGCACATCATCTCAGCGCTCCCGACTGGCACTTAAACGGGGCTGGATTCAAGG TGAGCCACCTGTACGGCTTTGGCCTTCTGGATGCGGAGAGCATGGTGAAGGAGGCTGAGCAGTGGAGACCGGTCCCTAcccagcgtgtgtgtgaggaggaagcTCCCATCCAGCTGAGCAG ACCTATTCATCCAGGCTCTGCGCTGAGGTCTGTGCACGAGAGCGCCGGCTGCTCCGGTGAGCCCCTGCAGCACGTTGTTTATGTGGAGCACGTCGTCGTCCGTGTCACCATCGTGCACGGTCGTCGCGGCGACCTCTCCATCACACTCACATCACCTTCAGGCACCGTGTCTCAGCTGCTGGCCAACAG gcCTTTAGACCACTCCACTGATGGATTTCAAAACTGGGAGTTTATGACAACCCACTGctggggagaggaggcagcaggggaATGGAGTTTGGAAATCCAGGATACTCCGTCTCAGAAGAGGAACGACACCGAACTAG GGACACTGGAGCGGTGGTCCCTGGTGGTTCACGGCACCTCAGAGCAGCCGTATCCCATGCATCGTGAGCAAGCCCGGTCGGCTGAGATGCCAGTGGATAGTGACCTCAATGAGGAGTACAGTG GTCCCTGCGACCCAGAATGCAGCGACGATGGTTGTGAGGGACCCGGCCCCCAGCATTGTGTCacgtgtttacatttttttctcaagttcAAGAACAACACAAG GATGTGTGTATCAGAATGTCCAGAGGGTTTCTGGGGGGACCGACGACGTTGTAAAAGGTGCTATTCTTCCTGTGAGAGCTGCACCGGTAGTCGAAGCAACCAGTGCACTTCCTGTCAGCCTGGTTATCACCTGACTGAGGgggccaacacctgcacaaccAGCTGCGGGGAGAACTACTTCCTCGACTACG ATGCAAATGCGTGCAGAAAGTGCAGTGAAAACTGCTTGAAGTGCACCTCGTACAGCATCTGCACAGAATGCAGACCGGGCACAAG TCTGCAGGGGAATCGGTGCCAGCGGAGCTGTGCACCAGGATTCTACCACGACAAGCAGGAGGGCACCTGCAAACCCTGCCATAAGGCCTGTGCTACCTGTGCag GTGCAGGTGTGGAAGCATGTAACCATTGTGCAGAAGGCTACTTGATGGAggagtggaggtgtgtgtccTCCTGCAGCGCTGGCTTCTATGCCACGGAGCCAAACCCAGAGATAGCTGATGGGCACAGGATATGTAGGAG GTGTGACGCCAGCTGTCTCACCTGTGTGGGGCCGAGCTGGGGAAACTGCAGCAGCTGTTCCAGTGGTCACAGCCTccaggagggagtgtgtgtggttagCACTGTGTGTGTCGACG GAGAGTACCAGGACGGTAACGGGATGTGCCACGCGTGTGATGCAACGTGTCTGAAGTGCACAGGACCGCACACTGAGGACTgcatcagctgtgttttttcacG GGCTTTAGATGAGGGTCgctgtgtgctgcagtgtgccAAGGGGAAGTACCAATCCGGTGGACAGTGCCACCTGTGTGACCACACCTGTGCCACCTGTGTAGAGGGAAGGGCTGCCAACTGTACCAGCTGTGAAACTG ATAAGTTTGGAGTGGAACGTTACCTGTACAAAGGCCAGTGTGTCGAGGCCTGTCCCGACTCCTTCTACCACACCAAGGAGAAAAGTTGCGATCCGTGTTCGGACCACTGCGTCCTCTGCACCAGCTTGGCCCACTGCCTCAAGTGCAACTCCTCCTACTACGTCTCTAACGGAGCGTGTGCTAAGCTGGAGTGCGGGGAAG GGGAAGTGGAGGATCCAGATTATGATGACTGCATGACCTGCGAGGAGGGCTGCAGAAAGTGTGTCTTGT ataACCCTAAGCATTGCCTGTCCTGCACTGAGGGCTTTTACAG TTTTGAGGATGGCTGTTACAAGAACTGCCCGGTTAAGACATACAGCGTGGAAGAGGACATGTCCTGTGTGCCATGTGACGAGCACTGTGTGAGCTGTGACGAGCAGGAGTGCTACTGGTGTGAGACTGACTTCTTCCTATCAG AGGGGAAGTGTGTTACAGTTTGTCCCGACGGTTTCTATGGTGATGAGGACTCGCACGATTGTGTAGAATGCCACTCACACTGCATGACGTGTGATGGCCCAGAGGATGACGACTGCGTGTCATGTGAGGAGGGGAAGAGGCTCGAAAAcggagagtgtgtgtctgactaTGAGGTCTGCCCCATTAAGACCTTTCTCACTG ATGATGGCGAGTGCGAGGACTGCCACCCCTCCTGTGAGTCGTGTTCTGGAGAGGGGAAGAACGAGTGTAAAACATGTGTCAGAG GCCGGTTCCTGACCACACAGCAGAcgtgtgtgtcaaagtgtccgaCGGGCTTTTTCGCCAGCCGGCTGAGCGGTGTGTGTGAGGCATGCCCTCAGGGCTGTATGCAGTGTGCGGATGCTCAGCGCTGCACCCGCTGTCAGACGACTCGTAAAGCTCCCTTATTCCTGCAGGATGGACAGTGTGTCCAACAGTGTGTGAG GGGTTATCCTGTGGGCCAGGTGTGTCGTAGGTGTGTGGCAGGCTGTGCGTCCTGTGGGAGGAATGCTACCCATTGCCTAAGCTGCGAGGAACCTCTCCTCCTACACAAGCACGAGTGTGTGGAGGCCTGTCCTCCTGCACACACGGTCCGGGACAGGGAGTGCCAACGCTGCCCCGCAGCCTGTCAGGAGTGCACCCCGCATGGACAGTGCACAG gcTGTGAGGAGTACCACTTCCTCCATGACGGCCTCTGTGTGCTCAACTGCCCTGAGATGTTCTTTGAGGACAACGAGCAAAGGGTGTGCCTGCGTTGTCACCCCGACTGCGAATTGTGTGACGGGCCGGATAGCAATGACTGTGATGCCTGCTCGGACCCTGAGGCCACGCTGCACAATGGGGCGTGTTTGTCCGACTGCCCCTCACACACTTTCAGGGACGCAGTGACAGGAGAATGTAAAG ACTGCGATGTGTCTTGCCTGACCTGCTTTGGGCCGCACGCGAGCTCCTGCACCAGCTGCAGAGAGGGTCAGAGGCTAGACGGCCACGGCCGCTGCGGGCCGCTGGCCAACAAGTGCTCGTCCCACCACTACGCGGACCAGGACGGCCAATGCTATCCCTGTCACAAATACTGTCACCAGTGCTCAGGTCCTGGCAAAACACACTGCCTGAGCTGCACTCAGAAACATCTGCTGCTCA ACGGCACCTGTGTGGATGAATGCCCCATTGGCTCCTATCGGGACGAGGCAGGGCAGAAATGTGAATCCTGCcaccctgcctgtctgtcctgcaTGGGGAAACACAGCCACGAGTGTCTCACCTGCAAAGTCCACCTATTTAGAGAGGGCAAAGAGTGTGTGGAGACCTGCCAGCACAG TCACTATGGAAACATGGCCTCGAGGACGTGCGAGAGGTGTGACCCGAGCTGCGGTGAATGTTTCGGGGGCGGGGAGGACAGCTGTCTGAGCTGCACCACGGGCCTTCTCTTCTTGCGGAAAGAGGGGCGATGCCTCGCCACCTGCCCGCAAGGACACTACCACGACGCCGTTCACAGGACCTGCGAGCCCTGCCACCCCAGCTGCAGAACATGCTCAG GAAAAGAGTACCTGGACTGTGACTCATGCCACATGGGATACCTGCTCTCCGATGGCATGTGTGACTCTATGTGCTCCATGGGCCAGTATCCATTGATGGAG GgctcgggccatgcctgtgagGACTGCGATGCCTCCTGTCTGGAGTGCAGGGGACCTGGCCCGGCCAACTGCACCATGTGTCCTGCTCAGGCCATCTTGGAAGCTGGAGGGCGCTGTCTGCTGTGCTGCCGCCACCCGGGccctgcaggagaggaggaggacgcaGCACAGCAACAGGACTGTTGTAATTGCACCGAGACCCGAG GGGAGTGCGTCCTCAGCACCAACTTTGCTTTCAGgaacgaggaggaagaggaggccacgGGCAACCTGACACTCTTCATCACCGCCTCCATCCTGCTGGTGTTGGGCCTGGGCTTCGTCATATTCCTCATCAGACACTCCCGCTCCAAGCGTCCCGCCTCGGACATTGTCCCTCGTGGTTACGAGAAGCTGGGctccggcggcggcggcggctatGGAGGCGGCGGCAGACACGGCGGCtacacctcctcttcctccacctcttaCGGCGGCCGCGGCAGTTCATCCAGCAAGCACTTCCAGGAGGCGCAGCTGGTTGACATTAGTGAAAACCGCTCGGGGAATAAggatgatgacgacgacgatgagGACGAGGACATTGTTTACATGGGCCAGGACGGCACCGTGTACAGGAAGTTCCGGTATGGACAGCTGGGAGAGGACAACGAGGATGAGCTGGAGTACGACGACGAGAGCTACGCATTCCGGTGA